From one Caldithrix abyssi DSM 13497 genomic stretch:
- a CDS encoding nickel-dependent hydrogenase large subunit produces the protein MMARLVVDPITRIEGHLRIEAVVENGVITDAFSSGTMVRGLEIILKGRDPRDAWAFTERVCGVCTTVHALASVRTVEDALNIKVPKNAELIRNLMFCAQMVQDHVIHFYHLHALDWVDVVSALKADPKETSQIAKSISSWPKSSPKYFKEVQDRLKAFVESGQLGIFANGYWGHPAYKLPPAVNLLAVTHYLEMLEWQKELIKIHTIFGGKNPHPNYLVGGVPCSINLNEVNAINMERLNHVKKLIDDAIEIVEKVYLPDLIAIAGFYKDWTKYGGGLKNYLAYGDLPTRSYGEPAHFKFPRGVVLDRNLNEVHEVDPRDQQEIQEYVTHSWYKYSVGDEQSLHPWDGETEFNFTGPKPPFKELNVEGKYSWLKTPRWKGKPMEVGPLARMLVAYASGNKEVQELVNDTLKQLNAPATALFSTLGRTAARGLETKLVVHWMKEFYNDLINNIKNGDMRTFNEEKWNPKTWPEEAQGVGMTEAPRGALAHWIRIKDRKIANYQLIVPSTWNASPRDANNQRSAYEEALIGTPVKDPHKPVEVLRTIHSFDPCLACAVHLYDPQGNHVRRIQIM, from the coding sequence ATTATGGCACGTTTGGTCGTAGATCCAATTACCAGAATAGAAGGCCATTTACGCATTGAGGCCGTCGTTGAAAATGGGGTAATTACCGATGCCTTTAGCTCCGGCACCATGGTGCGGGGGTTAGAGATCATCTTAAAAGGAAGAGACCCGCGTGACGCGTGGGCCTTTACCGAACGCGTTTGCGGCGTGTGCACCACGGTTCATGCCCTGGCCAGCGTTAGAACGGTTGAAGACGCATTAAACATAAAAGTCCCTAAAAACGCTGAACTCATCCGTAATTTAATGTTTTGTGCGCAAATGGTACAGGATCATGTGATCCATTTTTACCATTTACATGCCCTTGACTGGGTGGATGTGGTCAGCGCGTTAAAAGCGGATCCAAAAGAAACTTCGCAAATAGCCAAAAGCATTTCAAGCTGGCCAAAGAGTTCGCCTAAATATTTTAAAGAAGTTCAAGACAGATTAAAAGCGTTTGTGGAGAGCGGTCAGTTAGGAATTTTTGCCAACGGCTACTGGGGGCATCCGGCCTATAAACTACCGCCAGCCGTTAATTTGCTGGCCGTAACGCACTATCTCGAAATGCTTGAGTGGCAAAAAGAGCTGATTAAAATTCACACGATTTTTGGCGGCAAGAATCCGCACCCCAACTACCTGGTCGGCGGCGTTCCCTGTTCCATCAATCTAAATGAAGTTAACGCCATTAATATGGAGCGCCTGAACCATGTTAAAAAGTTAATTGACGACGCCATTGAAATCGTTGAAAAAGTCTATCTGCCTGATCTCATTGCGATTGCGGGCTTTTATAAGGACTGGACGAAATACGGCGGCGGATTGAAAAATTACCTGGCCTACGGCGATTTGCCTACCAGAAGTTACGGAGAACCCGCTCATTTTAAGTTTCCACGAGGTGTGGTGCTCGACCGGAATTTAAACGAAGTCCATGAGGTGGATCCTCGCGATCAACAGGAAATTCAGGAATATGTGACGCACTCCTGGTACAAATACTCGGTGGGCGATGAGCAGAGTTTACATCCCTGGGATGGCGAGACCGAATTTAATTTTACCGGTCCAAAGCCGCCTTTTAAAGAATTGAACGTAGAAGGAAAATATTCCTGGTTAAAAACGCCGCGCTGGAAGGGAAAACCCATGGAGGTAGGACCTCTGGCCCGGATGTTGGTCGCTTACGCCAGTGGAAACAAAGAAGTTCAGGAGCTGGTTAACGACACGCTTAAGCAGTTAAATGCGCCGGCAACGGCTTTATTTTCAACGCTTGGCAGAACGGCCGCCCGCGGACTGGAAACCAAACTGGTGGTGCACTGGATGAAAGAATTCTATAACGATCTGATCAACAATATTAAAAATGGCGATATGCGCACCTTTAACGAAGAAAAATGGAATCCAAAAACCTGGCCAGAAGAAGCGCAGGGCGTTGGCATGACCGAAGCGCCTCGCGGCGCACTGGCGCATTGGATTCGCATTAAAGATAGAAAAATCGCCAATTATCAGTTGATCGTTCCCAGTACATGGAATGCTTCTCCCAGAGACGCTAACAATCAACGCTCGGCCTACGAAGAAGCGCTGATCGGAACGCCGGTTAAAGATCCGCACAAGCCTGTTGAAGTATTGCGCACTATCCACTCGTTCGATCCCTGCCTTGCCTGCGCTGTACATCTGTATGATCCGCAGGGCAATCATGTGCGACGCATTCAAATCATGTGA
- a CDS encoding IS1182 family transposase — translation MKPKRCRKIPFKTTDQNQLTILPPSLDELIEPNHMVRFINAIIDKMDIDFLIKEYKGGGRAAYHPRMLLKVVIYAYTQKIFTSRQIAKALRENIHFMWLSGNSRPDFRTINRFRSSRLKGKIEEVFTYVVEQLLELGYIELNDLFIDGSKFQANANKYKAVWKKNVDRYQRVLQEKLKELLKKIDNENDLENRLYGNKDLGELGEDVTLSSHQIEQIVDILNERLKKEPDNKELKRAKNKIEKDYLPRQRKYEKQRKLLNGRNSYSQTDPDATFMSKKRDHHNNTDLLPSYNVQVGSENQFIVNYTINQNANDSVLLKPFMESYKRCYGRQPNRVIGDAGYGSEENYAYLESEGVEAYIKYSSYYKEQKKSYKENPFLIDNMRYDPELDRYECPAGRYLEYVGEQENVTSTGFKVKHRIYRSESCEGCALKEKCYKGQTARVVRVNVMLNDYKKQVRSRLNTEEGRKLISKRGSEIETIFGQIKHNLGIRGFLLRGLEKVKTEFGIIAVAYNLKKMFNQMKEYGLVNEMYKYSANIFFNLNRASQCQNLGPKNTILKSLERFFIEIKEKIVVKYSSCLFNAKICFV, via the coding sequence ATGAAGCCAAAACGTTGTCGGAAAATCCCATTTAAAACTACCGATCAAAACCAACTTACTATTCTTCCGCCTTCATTAGATGAGCTCATAGAACCCAATCATATGGTTCGGTTTATCAATGCCATCATAGACAAGATGGATATTGATTTTTTAATTAAAGAATACAAAGGAGGCGGTCGGGCCGCGTATCATCCGCGGATGCTATTAAAAGTAGTCATTTATGCCTATACGCAGAAGATATTTACTTCGCGCCAGATAGCTAAGGCCTTAAGAGAGAATATTCATTTCATGTGGTTATCAGGGAACAGTCGTCCGGATTTTAGGACGATAAATCGTTTTCGTTCATCACGATTGAAGGGAAAAATAGAGGAAGTATTCACCTATGTAGTTGAGCAATTATTGGAGTTGGGCTATATCGAATTAAATGATCTTTTTATAGACGGGAGCAAATTTCAGGCGAATGCGAATAAATACAAGGCAGTCTGGAAGAAGAATGTAGACCGTTACCAGAGAGTACTTCAAGAGAAGCTAAAGGAATTACTAAAGAAGATAGATAACGAGAATGATTTAGAGAATCGTTTATACGGTAATAAAGATTTAGGAGAATTAGGAGAGGATGTTACTTTAAGCTCTCATCAGATTGAACAAATAGTTGATATATTGAATGAGCGGTTAAAAAAGGAACCGGACAATAAGGAATTAAAGAGAGCAAAAAATAAAATAGAGAAGGATTATTTACCGCGCCAACGTAAATATGAAAAGCAACGAAAGCTTCTAAATGGTAGGAATAGCTATAGCCAGACGGACCCGGATGCTACCTTTATGAGTAAGAAGCGGGATCATCATAATAATACGGATTTGCTTCCGAGTTATAATGTTCAGGTAGGAAGTGAGAATCAATTTATAGTGAATTATACGATAAATCAGAACGCGAATGATAGCGTATTATTAAAGCCCTTTATGGAGTCATACAAGCGTTGTTATGGTAGGCAACCAAATCGAGTAATAGGCGATGCAGGCTATGGAAGTGAGGAGAATTATGCATATTTGGAATCAGAAGGTGTAGAAGCTTATATCAAATACAGTAGTTATTACAAAGAGCAAAAGAAGTCATACAAAGAGAATCCTTTTTTGATAGATAACATGCGGTATGATCCTGAATTAGATCGCTATGAATGTCCTGCCGGTCGGTATTTAGAATATGTTGGAGAACAGGAAAATGTTACGTCGACGGGATTTAAAGTAAAGCATCGTATTTACCGTAGTGAGAGTTGTGAAGGCTGTGCATTGAAAGAGAAGTGCTATAAGGGCCAGACTGCGCGTGTTGTTAGAGTAAATGTCATGCTTAATGATTATAAAAAGCAGGTTCGTTCTCGATTGAATACGGAAGAAGGAAGAAAATTAATCAGCAAACGAGGTTCGGAGATAGAAACAATTTTTGGACAAATAAAGCATAATCTAGGAATAAGGGGCTTTTTATTAAGAGGATTAGAGAAAGTAAAAACAGAATTTGGTATAATAGCAGTAGCGTATAATTTAAAAAAGATGTTTAATCAGATGAAAGAGTACGGTTTAGTTAACGAGATGTATAAGTATAGCGCTAACATCTTTTTTAATTTAAACCGGGCAAGCCAGTGTCAAAATTTAGGCCCAAAAAATACCATTTTAAAATCGTTAGAGCGGTTTTTTATAGAAATTAAGGAAAAAATAGTTGTTAAATATTCATCTTGTCTCTTCAACGCCAAAATATGTTTTGTATAA
- a CDS encoding IS1182 family transposase → MSFITYNRSQMNLFGYSVEDFARDDPKSRFVVELVSRLDLSALYSRYSSQGGDSYAPDMMLALWFYAYSNGITSTRKLEELCKYDTRYIYITGNQHPDHSTLSRFRKAHLDLLDQYFVEILLIAQAEGISSFNQIAIDGTKIKAHSSKRHGYTEDQLDKRIEKLRAEIKQYMQRCNFVEQGATDELDLETLRAEKERLERLEKEILERKAQLKERKKQLKSEHRSRHQINVKEPDARMMPSVDGPGYNAQLGVDMSSHLIVAHEVVSQPNDQGQFIPIQEQVEKNLGSDDKRSYTADSGYHNSTDLKELEEKQIDAVIADPQLSNRSIKETPTSKEELQKEERKLKRSDFVYHEQGDYYECPTGKKLFPVERNSERIVYRSNDCQDCPLINLCISSKKKVKQIHRSVNESYCERMAKKLQTSAAQERLKKRSVTVEPVFGNLKHNLGYRGFSLSGLNNVRSEFTLMCIGHNINVLFKNMLGKRLAAFITASQEKDDLLILFSKNILAFLILYFAQRLRMRKNYQYRRI, encoded by the coding sequence ATGAGTTTTATTACTTATAATCGCTCACAAATGAATCTCTTTGGCTATAGTGTGGAAGATTTTGCCAGAGACGATCCAAAGAGTCGATTTGTAGTGGAGTTGGTTTCGCGCCTTGATTTAAGTGCACTTTATTCCCGTTATAGTTCACAAGGCGGTGATTCTTATGCCCCAGACATGATGCTTGCCTTATGGTTTTATGCTTATAGTAACGGCATTACCAGCACCCGTAAGCTGGAGGAATTGTGTAAATATGATACGCGCTACATTTATATCACTGGGAATCAGCATCCGGATCATAGTACATTAAGTCGTTTTCGCAAGGCACATTTGGATTTATTAGACCAATATTTTGTAGAGATACTTTTAATTGCCCAGGCCGAAGGCATAAGTAGTTTCAACCAGATAGCCATAGATGGCACGAAAATCAAAGCGCACAGCAGTAAGCGTCATGGCTACACTGAGGATCAATTAGACAAACGTATAGAGAAGTTAAGAGCAGAGATCAAGCAATACATGCAGCGCTGTAATTTTGTAGAACAGGGGGCCACGGATGAATTAGATTTAGAAACTCTTCGAGCGGAGAAAGAACGGCTTGAGCGCTTAGAGAAAGAGATATTAGAACGTAAAGCCCAATTGAAAGAGCGTAAGAAACAGCTCAAATCAGAACACCGTTCAAGACATCAAATAAATGTAAAAGAGCCGGATGCCCGCATGATGCCTTCGGTGGATGGACCGGGCTATAACGCACAATTAGGCGTAGATATGTCCAGTCATTTAATAGTAGCTCATGAAGTCGTAAGCCAGCCCAACGACCAGGGTCAATTCATACCGATTCAAGAACAAGTAGAGAAGAATCTTGGTTCAGATGATAAGCGATCTTACACGGCCGATTCCGGTTATCACAATAGCACAGACCTAAAAGAATTGGAAGAAAAGCAGATTGATGCCGTAATAGCCGATCCCCAGTTATCCAATCGTTCGATAAAGGAGACACCAACCTCCAAGGAAGAATTGCAAAAAGAAGAAAGAAAACTAAAACGAAGTGATTTTGTGTATCATGAACAGGGAGATTACTATGAATGTCCGACGGGTAAGAAGCTTTTTCCAGTTGAGAGAAATAGCGAACGGATCGTATATCGTTCCAATGATTGTCAGGACTGTCCCTTAATTAATTTATGCATTTCCAGTAAAAAGAAAGTTAAGCAAATCCATCGTTCAGTTAATGAGAGTTATTGCGAACGTATGGCGAAAAAGTTACAAACTTCAGCGGCGCAGGAACGACTAAAGAAGCGTTCGGTGACAGTTGAACCTGTTTTTGGTAACTTGAAGCATAATTTAGGCTATCGTGGATTTTCCTTATCTGGTCTTAATAATGTTCGTAGTGAATTTACGTTAATGTGTATTGGGCATAATATTAATGTTCTATTTAAAAATATGTTAGGGAAACGTTTAGCAGCGTTTATAACAGCATCACAAGAAAAAGATGATCTATTAATTTTATTTTCAAAGAATATTTTGGCGTTTTTAATTCTATATTTTGCCCAACGCTTAAGAATGAGAAAAAATTATCAATATCGGAGAATATAA
- a CDS encoding hydrogenase small subunit encodes MSKTPSFREHLERSGLSRREFLRFCSYAAALIGLDATGIPRVVHAFESQPRPPVIWLHFQECTCCSESFIRSSHPMVGDLILDQISLDYTETLQAAAGEAAEKCLKDTMKNYHGKYFLLVEGSVPTKDDGIYCTIAGRSALEILHETAEGAAAIIAWGSCASNGCVQSSSPNPTGATPIHEILDKPVIKVPGCPPIADVMTGVVTHVLVFGSIPELDGQGRPKSFYSRRVHDTCYRRPYYDAGLFVERWDDEKARKGYCLYKMGCRGPVTYNACAVTRWNAGTSYPIQSGHGCIGCSENNFWDNGPFYRHLASFPGFGIETTADTIGTVVGAAALAGVTAHAITTNIRKRKLIKEHLEESVNVKKEGEDN; translated from the coding sequence ATGTCAAAAACACCAAGTTTTCGGGAGCATCTTGAAAGGTCTGGTTTAAGCCGTCGTGAATTTCTTCGCTTTTGTAGCTATGCTGCGGCTTTAATAGGACTTGACGCCACTGGTATTCCCAGAGTGGTGCATGCTTTTGAAAGTCAACCCAGGCCGCCGGTAATCTGGCTGCATTTTCAAGAATGCACCTGCTGCAGCGAATCGTTTATTCGCTCTTCGCATCCGATGGTAGGCGATCTTATTTTAGATCAGATTTCGCTGGATTACACCGAAACGCTTCAGGCTGCCGCCGGAGAAGCTGCAGAGAAATGTCTTAAGGATACCATGAAAAATTATCATGGTAAATATTTCTTGCTGGTCGAAGGTTCCGTACCCACCAAAGACGACGGCATCTATTGTACGATTGCCGGCAGGTCGGCGCTGGAGATATTACATGAGACGGCCGAAGGGGCGGCGGCTATAATTGCCTGGGGCAGCTGTGCATCAAACGGCTGCGTGCAAAGCTCCAGTCCTAATCCTACTGGCGCGACGCCTATTCATGAGATATTAGATAAACCTGTTATTAAAGTGCCCGGATGTCCGCCCATTGCCGATGTGATGACGGGCGTTGTGACCCATGTGCTGGTTTTTGGCTCCATTCCGGAATTAGACGGCCAGGGACGTCCGAAAAGCTTTTACTCTCGACGCGTTCATGATACATGTTATCGCCGGCCGTACTACGACGCAGGATTATTTGTGGAACGCTGGGATGATGAGAAGGCTAGAAAAGGGTACTGTCTTTACAAAATGGGCTGCCGTGGTCCGGTTACCTACAATGCCTGCGCCGTAACCCGCTGGAACGCAGGCACCAGTTATCCCATTCAATCCGGTCATGGATGTATTGGATGCAGCGAAAATAATTTCTGGGATAACGGACCTTTCTATCGCCATCTGGCTTCTTTCCCTGGTTTTGGAATTGAAACCACAGCCGACACCATTGGTACTGTAGTTGGCGCCGCAGCGTTAGCAGGCGTTACCGCGCATGCCATTACAACCAATATTCGCAAACGGAAGCTGATTAAAGAGCATCTGGAAGAATCGGTGAATGTCAAAAAAGAAGGGGAGGATAATTAA
- a CDS encoding tetrathionate reductase family octaheme c-type cytochrome: MRYILLIFFLLIVGHLFAEDHSSYIKGPFKNPQEVTKQCLTCHEESAQQIMKTSHWTWSTPPVKVPGHEGLHRIGKKDIFNNYCIHVQSNWPRCTSCHTGYGWKDDSFDFDKEENVDCLICHADPKIYKKNPAGAGFPKKDVDLLKAARSVRLPDRENCGSCHFYGGGGENVKHGDLEQILANPTRDQDVHMGSGMVCQDCHVHENHDFKGRGSSVSVLDENHLYCADCHGLDAHENERLNLHVRSIACQTCHIPTFAKGMATKIWWDWSKAGMDIEPKEEYGRETFNKKKGEFHWAKNVRPEYAWYNGTMDRYLKGDKLDPANILYLNRPRGSVYDNKAKIYPFKVMRGKQIYDAEYNYLIIPNLWGGYWKHFNWDKAAKDGMAAAGLPYSGHYAFVETKMYWRINHEVVPKEKALQCVDCHGKNSILDWEKLGYEGDPMFMGDRKKEELIREYDLERK, translated from the coding sequence ATGCGCTATATATTATTAATTTTTTTCCTTTTAATAGTCGGGCATCTATTTGCCGAAGATCATTCCAGCTACATCAAAGGACCTTTTAAAAATCCTCAGGAGGTTACCAAACAGTGTTTGACCTGTCATGAAGAAAGCGCCCAACAGATAATGAAAACCTCGCATTGGACCTGGTCCACGCCTCCTGTTAAAGTGCCCGGGCACGAAGGCTTACATCGAATCGGCAAAAAAGACATCTTTAATAACTACTGCATTCACGTGCAGTCCAATTGGCCAAGATGCACCAGCTGTCATACGGGCTATGGTTGGAAAGATGACTCATTCGATTTTGATAAAGAAGAGAATGTGGACTGTTTGATTTGTCATGCCGACCCGAAGATTTACAAAAAAAATCCAGCGGGGGCGGGGTTTCCCAAAAAGGATGTCGATCTTTTAAAGGCGGCGCGCAGCGTTCGTCTTCCGGATCGTGAAAACTGCGGCTCCTGCCATTTTTACGGCGGCGGCGGTGAAAATGTAAAACACGGCGACCTGGAGCAGATTTTGGCCAATCCAACGCGTGATCAGGATGTTCACATGGGATCCGGAATGGTATGTCAGGATTGTCATGTTCATGAAAATCATGATTTTAAGGGCAGGGGGTCTTCTGTCTCCGTACTGGATGAAAATCATTTGTATTGTGCGGACTGCCATGGCCTGGATGCGCATGAGAATGAACGATTAAATCTTCATGTGCGATCCATTGCCTGTCAAACCTGCCATATTCCTACATTTGCCAAAGGCATGGCCACTAAAATCTGGTGGGATTGGTCCAAAGCCGGCATGGACATAGAACCAAAGGAAGAGTACGGACGCGAAACTTTTAATAAAAAGAAAGGCGAATTTCACTGGGCGAAAAATGTTCGGCCGGAGTATGCCTGGTACAATGGTACCATGGATCGTTATCTGAAAGGCGATAAACTCGATCCGGCTAATATTTTGTATTTAAACCGGCCGCGAGGCAGTGTTTATGATAACAAGGCCAAGATATATCCTTTTAAAGTCATGCGCGGCAAGCAAATTTATGACGCCGAATATAATTATTTGATTATTCCCAACCTGTGGGGCGGATACTGGAAGCATTTTAACTGGGATAAAGCGGCGAAAGATGGCATGGCCGCTGCCGGCTTACCTTACAGCGGTCACTATGCTTTTGTGGAGACTAAAATGTACTGGCGCATTAATCACGAGGTGGTTCCCAAAGAGAAGGCGTTGCAGTGCGTGGATTGTCATGGGAAAAATAGCATTTTAGACTGGGAGAAGCTGGGATATGAAGGCGATCCGATGTTTATGGGCGATCGCAAAAAAGAAGAACTGATTCGCGAATATGATTTGGAGCGCAAATAA
- a CDS encoding OsmC family protein: MATQVKGKVVHIKGVTFNGITDSNHWVPMDGPPKFGGENGAIRPKELLLLSLAGCTGSDVASILTKMRQKFQRFEVHVEAEMADEHPKVYTKIHLTYKVWGDVNEQNLVKAINLSQDVYCAVTAMLQKAVEITHSYEINPQE; encoded by the coding sequence ATGGCTACACAGGTTAAAGGCAAAGTGGTGCACATTAAGGGCGTTACATTTAATGGGATTACAGACTCTAACCACTGGGTGCCCATGGACGGCCCGCCCAAGTTTGGCGGAGAAAATGGCGCCATTCGACCCAAAGAATTGTTGTTACTTTCGTTAGCCGGTTGTACGGGCAGCGATGTTGCGTCTATTTTAACGAAAATGCGCCAAAAGTTTCAACGCTTTGAGGTGCACGTTGAGGCTGAAATGGCTGATGAGCATCCTAAAGTTTACACCAAAATTCATTTAACTTACAAGGTGTGGGGCGATGTCAACGAGCAAAATTTAGTCAAAGCGATTAACCTTTCTCAAGATGTCTATTGTGCCGTAACCGCCATGCTGCAAAAGGCTGTGGAAATCACCCATTCATATGAAATTAATCCGCAAGAATAA
- a CDS encoding Hpt domain-containing protein, whose protein sequence is MGKKIIDWETAIERLGGDKEFLVELLNELVEQIEQTLPELKTAIEQKNFAEVRSMAHGLKGAAANLGADKISDKFYELEIMGKEEKLDGAPGVYNEIVQMYEELKQELS, encoded by the coding sequence ATGGGAAAAAAAATCATCGATTGGGAAACGGCCATTGAGCGATTGGGAGGCGATAAGGAGTTTTTAGTCGAACTTTTGAATGAATTGGTTGAGCAAATCGAGCAAACTTTACCAGAACTCAAAACGGCTATTGAGCAGAAAAATTTTGCAGAAGTACGGTCTATGGCACACGGATTAAAAGGGGCCGCAGCAAACCTGGGTGCCGATAAAATTTCTGACAAGTTTTATGAACTGGAAATAATGGGTAAAGAAGAAAAATTAGACGGCGCACCGGGAGTCTATAACGAAATCGTTCAAATGTACGAAGAACTAAAACAGGAACTCTCATAA
- a CDS encoding IS1182 family transposase → MSFITYNRSQMNLFGYSVEDFARDDPKSRFVVELVSRLDLSALYSRYSSQGGDSYAPDMMLALWFYAYSNGITSTRKLEELCKYDTRYIYITGNQHPDHSTLSRFRKAHLDLLDQYFVEILLIAQAEGISSFNQIAIDGTKIKAHSSKRHGYTEDQLDKRIEKLRAEIKQYMQRCNFVEQGATDELDLETLRAEKERLERLEKEILERKAQLKERKKQLKSEHRSRHQINVKEPDARMMPSVDGPGYNAQLGVDMSSHLIVAHEVVSQPNDQGQFIPIQEQVEKNLGSDDKRSYTADSGYHNSTDLKELEEKQIDAVIADPQLSNRSIKETPTSKEELQKEERKLKRSDFVYHEQGDYYECPTGKKLFPVERNSERIVYRSNDCQDCPLINLCISSKKKVKQIHRSVNESYCERMAKKLQTSAAQERLKKRSVTVEPVFGNLKHNLGYRGFSLSGLNNVRSEFTLMCIGHNINVLFKNMLGKRLAAFITASQEKDDLLILFSKNILAFLILYFAQRLRMRKNYQYRRI, encoded by the coding sequence ATGAGTTTTATTACTTATAATCGCTCACAAATGAATCTCTTTGGCTATAGTGTGGAAGATTTTGCCAGAGACGATCCAAAGAGTCGATTTGTAGTGGAGTTGGTTTCGCGCCTTGATTTAAGTGCACTTTATTCCCGTTATAGTTCACAAGGCGGTGATTCTTATGCCCCAGACATGATGCTTGCCTTATGGTTTTATGCTTATAGTAACGGCATTACCAGCACCCGTAAGCTGGAGGAATTGTGTAAATATGATACGCGCTACATTTATATCACTGGGAATCAGCATCCGGATCATAGTACATTAAGTCGTTTTCGCAAGGCACATTTGGATTTATTAGACCAATATTTTGTAGAGATACTTTTAATTGCCCAGGCCGAAGGCATAAGTAGTTTCAACCAGATAGCCATAGATGGCACGAAAATCAAAGCGCACAGCAGTAAGCGTCATGGCTACACTGAGGATCAATTAGACAAACGTATAGAGAAGTTAAGAGCAGAGATCAAGCAATACATGCAGCGCTGTAATTTTGTAGAACAGGGGGCCACGGATGAATTAGATTTAGAAACTCTTCGAGCGGAGAAAGAACGGCTTGAGCGCTTAGAGAAAGAGATATTAGAACGTAAAGCCCAATTGAAAGAGCGTAAGAAACAGCTCAAATCAGAACACCGTTCAAGACATCAAATAAATGTAAAAGAGCCGGATGCCCGCATGATGCCTTCGGTGGATGGACCGGGCTATAACGCACAATTAGGCGTAGATATGTCCAGTCATTTAATAGTAGCTCATGAAGTCGTAAGCCAGCCCAACGACCAGGGTCAATTCATACCGATTCAAGAACAAGTAGAGAAGAATCTTGGTTCAGATGATAAGCGATCTTACACGGCCGATTCCGGTTATCACAATAGCACAGACCTAAAAGAATTGGAAGAAAAGCAGATTGATGCCGTAATAGCCGATCCCCAGTTATCCAATCGTTCGATAAAGGAGACACCAACCTCCAAGGAAGAATTGCAAAAAGAAGAAAGAAAACTAAAACGAAGTGATTTTGTGTATCATGAACAGGGAGATTACTATGAATGTCCGACGGGTAAGAAGCTTTTTCCAGTTGAGAGAAATAGCGAACGGATCGTATATCGTTCCAATGATTGTCAGGATTGTCCCTTAATTAATTTATGCATTTCCAGTAAAAAGAAAGTTAAGCAAATCCATCGTTCAGTTAATGAGAGTTATTGCGAACGTATGGCGAAAAAGTTACAAACTTCAGCGGCGCAGGAACGACTAAAAAAGCGTTCGGTGACAGTTGAACCTGTTTTTGGTAACTTGAAGCATAATTTAGGCTATCGTGGATTTTCCTTATCTGGTCTTAATAATGTTCGTAGTGAATTTACGTTAATGTGTATTGGGCATAATATTAATGTTCTATTTAAAAATATGTTAGGGAAACGTTTAGCAGCGTTTATAACAGCATCACAAGAAAAAGATGATCTATTAATTTTATTTTCAAAGAATATTTTGGCGTTTTTAATTCTATATTTTGCCCAACGCTTAAGAATGAGAAAAAATTATCAATATCGGAGAATATAA